The following are encoded together in the Vigna angularis cultivar LongXiaoDou No.4 chromosome 9, ASM1680809v1, whole genome shotgun sequence genome:
- the LOC108347138 gene encoding protein DMR6-LIKE OXYGENASE 2 isoform X2, translated as MATTTTIATKPLLTDLVSTIDRVPSNFIRPLADRPNLHQLHSSSPSIPIIDLHDFDGPSRSRIVQHIAHACQHYGFFQIVNHGIPEEVVRKMVNVSKEFFALPESERLKNYSDDPSKTTRLSTSFNIKTEKVSNWRDFLRLHCHPLEDYILEWPSNPPSFREDVAEYSRKMRGLSLKLLEGISESLGLERDYVEKALGKHGQHMAVNYYPPCPEPELTYGLPPHADPNAITILLQNEVPGLQVLHQGNWLSVNPVPNTFIVNIGDQIQKETLVRL; from the exons AtggccaccaccaccaccatagCCACTAAGCCACTCTTAACCGACCTAGTATCCACCATCGATCGTGTTCCCTCCAACTTCATCAGACCGCTCGCCGACCGTCCAAACCTTCACCAACTTCACTCTTCCTCGCCTTCCATTCCCATCATCGACCTTCACGACTTTGACGGTCCCAGTCGTTCCAGAATCGTCCAACACATTGCACATGCTTGCCAACACTATGGCTTCTTTCAA ATTGTGAATCATGGGATTCCGGAGGAGGTGGTAAGGAAGATGGTGAATGTGTCGAAGGAGTTCTTTGCTTTGCCGGAGAGTGAGAGGCTGAAGAATTACTCCGATGACCCTTCCAAGACAACAAGGCTTTCCACCAGTTTCAATATCAAGACTGAGAAAGTTTCCAACTGGAGAGATTTCTTGAGACTTCACTGCCACCCCCTTGAGGATTACATCCTGGAATGGCCTTCCAACCCTCCATCTTTCAG GGAAGATGTTGCTGAGTACAGTAGAAAAATGAGGGGTTTATCGTTGAAGTTGCTTGAGGGAATATCAGAGAGTTTGGGGTTGGAGAGAGATTACGTAGAAAAAGCATTAGGGAAACATGGGCAGCACATGGCTGTGAATTACTACCCTCCATGTCCTGAGCCAGAGTTAACGTATGGGTTGCCACCTCATGCTGATCCAAATGCTATCACTATTCTGCTCCAGAATGAGGTGCCTGGCTTGCAAGTCCTCCATCAAGGCAACTGGTTATCCGTCAATCCTGTTCCCAACACCTTCATAGTCAATATCGGTGACCAAATTCAG AAAGAGACTCTTGTTCGATTATAA
- the LOC108347138 gene encoding protein DMR6-LIKE OXYGENASE 2 isoform X1 has translation MATTTTIATKPLLTDLVSTIDRVPSNFIRPLADRPNLHQLHSSSPSIPIIDLHDFDGPSRSRIVQHIAHACQHYGFFQIVNHGIPEEVVRKMVNVSKEFFALPESERLKNYSDDPSKTTRLSTSFNIKTEKVSNWRDFLRLHCHPLEDYILEWPSNPPSFREDVAEYSRKMRGLSLKLLEGISESLGLERDYVEKALGKHGQHMAVNYYPPCPEPELTYGLPPHADPNAITILLQNEVPGLQVLHQGNWLSVNPVPNTFIVNIGDQIQVISNDRYKSVLHRALVNCEKERMSIPTFYCPSPDATIKPAPQLVDSDHPAQYKDFTYREYYDKFWNRGLSKETCVDMFKA, from the exons AtggccaccaccaccaccatagCCACTAAGCCACTCTTAACCGACCTAGTATCCACCATCGATCGTGTTCCCTCCAACTTCATCAGACCGCTCGCCGACCGTCCAAACCTTCACCAACTTCACTCTTCCTCGCCTTCCATTCCCATCATCGACCTTCACGACTTTGACGGTCCCAGTCGTTCCAGAATCGTCCAACACATTGCACATGCTTGCCAACACTATGGCTTCTTTCAA ATTGTGAATCATGGGATTCCGGAGGAGGTGGTAAGGAAGATGGTGAATGTGTCGAAGGAGTTCTTTGCTTTGCCGGAGAGTGAGAGGCTGAAGAATTACTCCGATGACCCTTCCAAGACAACAAGGCTTTCCACCAGTTTCAATATCAAGACTGAGAAAGTTTCCAACTGGAGAGATTTCTTGAGACTTCACTGCCACCCCCTTGAGGATTACATCCTGGAATGGCCTTCCAACCCTCCATCTTTCAG GGAAGATGTTGCTGAGTACAGTAGAAAAATGAGGGGTTTATCGTTGAAGTTGCTTGAGGGAATATCAGAGAGTTTGGGGTTGGAGAGAGATTACGTAGAAAAAGCATTAGGGAAACATGGGCAGCACATGGCTGTGAATTACTACCCTCCATGTCCTGAGCCAGAGTTAACGTATGGGTTGCCACCTCATGCTGATCCAAATGCTATCACTATTCTGCTCCAGAATGAGGTGCCTGGCTTGCAAGTCCTCCATCAAGGCAACTGGTTATCCGTCAATCCTGTTCCCAACACCTTCATAGTCAATATCGGTGACCAAATTCAG GTGATAAGCAACGACAGGTACAAGAGTGTGTTGCATAGAGCATTGGTGAATTGTGAGAAGGAAAGAATGTCCATTCCCACGTTCTACTGTCCTTCGCCAGATGCAACCATAAAACCAGCACCTCAACTCGTGGACAGCGATCATCCTGCACAGTACAAAGACTTCACATACAGAGAATACTATGACAAGTTCTGGAACAGAGGACTTTCAAAGGAAACCTGCGTCGACATGTTCAAAGCTTGA